Proteins found in one Primulina eburnea isolate SZY01 chromosome 16, ASM2296580v1, whole genome shotgun sequence genomic segment:
- the LOC140817131 gene encoding protein NODULATION SIGNALING PATHWAY 2-like, which translates to MAMLMDLDFTNFGYSATTATTTTTATTTASASTDDGCNWNAWSPVVDWEALSSGQEDFHNLVDSMMDESDLLHNLNVRPNTDEECHDLYSPERYATVTDDESNSMEDFKGMRLIHLLMAAAEALEGRSKCRELARVILVRLRELVSPKEGTNMERLAAYFTDALQGLLDGVTTGGVHGKCRSHHHYKAEHHPADVLAAFQLLQDVSPYVKFGHFTANQAILDAVTHDKRVHIVDYDIMEGIQWASLMQALVSRKDGPPTPHLRITALSRGGGGRRSFSTVQGTGRRLTAFAASIGQPFSFHQCRLDPDETFKPSNLKLVRGEALVINCMLHLPHFSHRAPNSIASFMAGAKTLCPRLITLVEEEMGPTEDEGFVGRFMDTLHHYSAMYDSLEAGFPTQGRARALVERVLLAPRISESLDRIYHGRGEDEGCSWGQRLAADGFCPINISFANHCQANLLIGLYNDGYRVEELGINKLVLGWKTRSLLSVSIWSSKDNDL; encoded by the coding sequence ATGGCTATGCTTATGGATCTCGATTTTACAAACTTTGGTTATAGTGCCACAACCGCGACTACAACAACCACTGCCACCACCACGGCCTCTGCCTCGACTGATGATGGATGCAATTGGAATGCATGGTCACCCGTTGTTGATTGGGAGGCGCTTTCCAGCGGCCAGGAAGATTTCCACAACCTCGTCGATTCTATGATGGATGAAAGTGACTTGTTGCATAATTTGAATGTTAGGCCTAATACAGACGAGGAGTGCCACGATTTATACTCCCCCGAGCGCTATGCCACGGTGACTGATGATGAATCCAATAGCATGGAGGATTTCAAGGGGATGAGGCTCATCCACCTTCTCATGGCAGCGGCTGAGGCACTGGAGGGGAGGAGTAAGTGTCGTGAATTGGCTAGGGTGATATTGGTTCGGCTCAGGGAGTTGGTGTCGCCGAAAGAAGGTACCAACATGGAGCGACTAGCTGCCTATTTCACCGACGCCTTACAAGGTTTGCTAGACGGGGTGACTACCGGTGGTGTGCACGGGAAGTGCAGAAGCCACCACCACTACAAGGCGGAGCACCACCCGGCGGATGTTCTAGCGGCGTTTCAATTGCTACAAGATGTGTCACCTTATGTCAAATTTGGGCATTTTACGGCCAATCAGGCGATTTTAGATGCTGTGACACATGATAAGCGGGTCCACATTGTGGACTATGACATAATGGAGGGGATCCAATGGGCCTCGTTGATGCAGGCCTTGGTTTCGAGGAAAGATGGCCCCCCAACTCCACACCTAAGAATTACAGCCTTGTCGAGGGGTGGCGGAGGGCGTCGATCGTTCAGCACCGTCCAAGGAACCGGCCGACGATTAACGGCTTTCGCAGCTTCGATTGGCCAACCGTTTTCTTTCCACCAATGTAGGTTGGATCCGGACGAAACATTTAAACCGTCCAATTTAAAATTAGTCAGAGGAGAAGCCCTTGTAATAAATTGTATGTTACACTTGCCACATTTTAGTCACCGGGCCCCCAATTCCATAGCATCCTTTATGGCAGGGGCCAAAACCCTATGCCCACGACTTATAACCCTAGTTGAGGAAGAAATGGGCCCAACAGAAGATGAAGGGTTCGTGGGCCGGTTCATGGACACACTTCACCATTACTCGGCCATGTATGACTCACTCGAAGCCGGGTTTCCAACGCAAGGCCGAGCACGAGCATTGGTGGAGCGGGTCTTATTGGCTCCACGAATATCCGAGTCATTAGACCGTATATACCATGGCCGTGGTGAGGACGAGGGGTGTTCTTGGGGACAACGGCTGGCGGCGGATGGATTTTGTCCGATAAATATAAGTTTCGCAAACCATTGTCAAGCTAATTTGTTGATAGGGTTATATAATGATGGTTATAGGGTGGAGGAATTGGGCATAAATAAACTTGTATTAGGATGGAAAACGAGAAGCCTACTCTCGGTTTCAATTTGGAGCTCAAAAGATAAtgatttgtga